The following is a genomic window from Mycolicibacterium sp. TY81.
CGCCGACTGCGTGGTCACTGAGACCGCGCACGTCGAGCAGCCGCCGCAGGTCGTCTGTCGACAATGCCACGTCGGCAGTCTCGACGGCGACGTCGGTGCCGGCCAATCCCATGGCGATACCGATGTCTGCCGCGGCCAGCGCGGGTGCGTCGTTGACCCCGTCGCCCACCACCGCAACGGTGTAGCCCTCGTCATGCAGCGTGCGCACCAGGGCGAGTTTGTCCTCGGGTAGCGCGTTTGCCTTCCATTCGGTGATGCCGAGCTCGGCAGCGACGGCCTGCGCGGTGTCCGCGTGGTCCCCGGTGAGCATGACGATCCGCTGCACACCCGAGGCCCGCAGGCGCGCAAGCACTTCTGCCGCTTCGGGGCGCACCTCGTCGCGAAGGCTGATCAAACCCACCAGTTCACCGTCGACGGCAAGCAGCAGTGGCGTCTCGGCCTGACGGCGCAATCGCTGCACCCACGCATCGGCCTCGCCGCACACCGCGACGTCCTCGCGCTCCAGCAGAGACGGGCTGCCGAGCAGCAGCGTGCGACCGTCGGCGCGGGTCCGCATCCCCAGACCCACGAGTACCTCGCACTCCTCGTGCGGCGGAATCACGATGTGTTTGTCTTCGGTCGAGCGGATGACCGCTTCGGCCAACGGATGCCGTGAGTGAATCTCTGAGCTCGCGGCGTAGGCGAGAATTTCCTCGGGAGTCCAACTCTCCTGGAAAGAAACGATGTTCGTGACGATGTGCCGACCGAGAGTGAGGGTGCCGGTCTTGTCGAAGACCACGGCATCGGCCCGGCCGGCCGCCTCCAGATGTGAACCGCCTTTGATGAGGATGCCACGCCGTGCTCCGTTGCCGATGGCCGCGCTGATCGCGGTCGGGGTGGCGAGCCCCACCGCGCACGGGCACGCCACCAGCAGCATGGTCATTGCCCGGCGTACGTCGCCGGTGGCCACGAACGTTGCCGTTGCCAAGACGAACGACGCGGGCACGAACCGACGGGAGAAGTTCTCTCCCACCGTCTGGATCGGCGCCCGATCACGTTGCGCTTCTTCGACTCTCGCCACGATGCGGCCCAGTACCGTGTGACTGCCCACCGCGCGGGCCCGCACGACGACCCGGCCGCGGACGACCACAGATCCTGCGTGGACCGTCGCACCCGGTGCCATGGTCACCGGCAGCGTCTCACCGGTGATGGCGGACTGGTCGACGATCGCCTCCCCTGCGACGACCTCGCCGTCGACCGGGATCGCGACCTGCTCATGAACGACGACCAGATCGCCGATCCGCAGGGTTTCGGCGTTGACCTGCACCTCGGTGCCGTCGTGAAGCTGCACCCAGGCGGTGTCCTGAACGCCCCGCAGCAGGTCGGCGATGGCGCGGCGCGTACGACGCAGGGTCAGATCCTGAAGGTACTCACCGATGTTCAGCAGCCACAGCACCGTGAGTGCCACCACGTTCTCGCGCAGGATCAGACTCGCGATGGTCGCCGCGGACACCAGCAGATCGGTGCCGGGCGACTTGCCCCCGCGCAGTGCGCGCAGCGCACCGCGCAGGAACGGGTATCCGGTGACGATGGTCGCTCCGGTGGCGAACGTGCGGCTGGCCGGCCCGAGCAACCGCGGGCGGGCCAGGCCGTAACGACGGACTCCCAAGAGCGCGAGAGCCAGAGCACCGAGCGCCATGCGCAGTACATCCGCGTTGTGAATGTCAGCCGAACGCGGCGAGCGAGCCGGGACCAGCTGCCGCGGTGTGGCCTGCGCGGCACGGATTGCAGCCAGCAGCTCCGAAGTGTCGCAGCGCTGCGGCGAGTACCAGACCACCACTGACGCGGTACGCGGGTAGGCGTGGACAGTTCTGACGCCACCGACCTTGTCGACGGCATCTTCGATCGCCACAGCCCCGACGGCATCGCCCCGCAGCCACGGAACCTGAACCCGAATCCGGCCCGCTGCAACGGATATCACCGTCAGGTCGGCGTCGGCGGCGATGCGGGACGCATCTGCCACGTCGGTCAGCACATCAGTGGTCATGGGAATGTTCGGCGTCGGCCACCGACGGCGGCGGCACCTCCTCGCCGATTCGCTCTCGCGCTTCGGCCATCACATCGGCGACCTTCAGCCGGGCGTTCTCTGCCGCCTCCTCGGCTTTGCGGGTACCGCGCAGCGCCCACGATGCGGTGGTGACACTCGCTTCGTGGATGGGCGCCGCACGCAACGCTTTGCGCAGCACGTCGTACGCCGCCACGCCGATGACGCCAGTGGCCACCGTCCTGGTGGCTTTGATCAGTGCTGGGTGAATCGACATCAGGCGGTCCCTCTCATCGCCGGTGAGCACACCGCAGCGCCGCCGCGACACACTCAGACGTGGCTGTGCGCCGCGGTCCACGCCGGCAGGGGATCCGCGTAGCGCAGCCAAGCACTCGTGCCGGCCGCCATTTCGTCGTCGGTGAGGAGCGCGGAGTCGAGAAGCGCTCGTACCGAACTTGTTTCGAGGCGGATACCGATGAAGACGATCTCCTGACCGGGCTCGATTTCGGTGCTCGTCCAGTACTGGGCGGGTTCGATGGTGAGG
Proteins encoded in this region:
- a CDS encoding cation-translocating P-type ATPase; translated protein: MTTDVLTDVADASRIAADADLTVISVAAGRIRVQVPWLRGDAVGAVAIEDAVDKVGGVRTVHAYPRTASVVVWYSPQRCDTSELLAAIRAAQATPRQLVPARSPRSADIHNADVLRMALGALALALLGVRRYGLARPRLLGPASRTFATGATIVTGYPFLRGALRALRGGKSPGTDLLVSAATIASLILRENVVALTVLWLLNIGEYLQDLTLRRTRRAIADLLRGVQDTAWVQLHDGTEVQVNAETLRIGDLVVVHEQVAIPVDGEVVAGEAIVDQSAITGETLPVTMAPGATVHAGSVVVRGRVVVRARAVGSHTVLGRIVARVEEAQRDRAPIQTVGENFSRRFVPASFVLATATFVATGDVRRAMTMLLVACPCAVGLATPTAISAAIGNGARRGILIKGGSHLEAAGRADAVVFDKTGTLTLGRHIVTNIVSFQESWTPEEILAYAASSEIHSRHPLAEAVIRSTEDKHIVIPPHEECEVLVGLGMRTRADGRTLLLGSPSLLEREDVAVCGEADAWVQRLRRQAETPLLLAVDGELVGLISLRDEVRPEAAEVLARLRASGVQRIVMLTGDHADTAQAVAAELGITEWKANALPEDKLALVRTLHDEGYTVAVVGDGVNDAPALAAADIGIAMGLAGTDVAVETADVALSTDDLRRLLDVRGLSDHAVGVIRQNYAMSIAVNAVGLLLGAVGGLSPVLAAILHNASSVAVVTNSSRLIRHELAQSGARSPSR
- a CDS encoding DUF1490 family protein, producing MSIHPALIKATRTVATGVIGVAAYDVLRKALRAAPIHEASVTTASWALRGTRKAEEAAENARLKVADVMAEARERIGEEVPPPSVADAEHSHDH